Proteins found in one Macaca nemestrina isolate mMacNem1 chromosome 4, mMacNem.hap1, whole genome shotgun sequence genomic segment:
- the LOC139362688 gene encoding gastrula zinc finger protein XlCGF7.1, producing MTELASSGGGSPAGDGEEGLGDERGLVIHHPAEEQPYRCLLCGQTFSQQPSLVRHQKAHAGSGRAAAFVCPECGKAFSVKHNLEVHQRTHTGERPFPCPECGRCFSLKQNLLTHQRIHSGEKPHQCAQCGRCFRESRFLLNHQRTHARMPAPHPRRPGVFGERRPYFCPRCGKSFAREGSLKTHQRSHGHGPEGQAAHLGRVL from the coding sequence ATGACCGAGCTGGCGTCCTCCGGGGGCGGGTCCCCTGCGGGGGACGGGGAGGAGGGTCTGGGGGACGAGCGAGGCCTGGTCATCCACCACCCTGCGGAGGAGCAGCCGTACCGCTGCCTGCTGTGCGGCCAGACCTTCTCGCAGCAGCCCAGCCTGGTGCGGCACCAGAAGGCACACGCCGGGTCGGGCCGCGCGGCTGCCTTCGTGTGCCCCGAGTGCGGCAAGGCCTTCAGCGTCAAGCACAACCTCGAGGTGCACCAGCGCACGCACACCGGGGAGCGGCCCTTTCCATGCCCCGAGTGCGGCCGCTGCTTCAGTCTCAAGCAGAACCTGCTCACGCACCAGCGTATACACAGCGGCGAGAAGCCGCACCAGTGTGCGCAGTGCGGCCGCTGCTTCCGCGAGTCGCGCTTCCTGCTCAACCACCAGCGCACCCACGCGCGCATGCCCGCGCCCCACCCGCGCCGCCCCGGCGTTTTCGGGGAGCGGCGGCCCTACTTCTGCCCCCGCTGCGGCAAGAGCTTCGCGCGCGAGGGCTCGCTCAAGACCCATCAGCGCAGCCACGGCCACGGGCCCGAGGGCCAGGCGGCCCACTTAGGACGCGTGCTATGA